The DNA region AATCCATTCTTCCCTTGCCAGTTTTCCCGTTACCGTTTACTCTTTTCATGTGACCTCCTTGCTTTCCGTTGTTTTCGTTCAAAAACATGGTAGCAGGTGAGGTCATACCTTCGTTTCAACTAAGTTTAGGACACTTTCATTGAAAACAGGAGAACCTGACATTCCTCTACTAGTCGTTCCATCAATAAAAAATCCATCAAACAAATTAAAACTTACATTTTTACCTTCATCTTTCGCGGCAATACTAGCATCTGTTGCTGCAACAAAAACTGTTTTAGCAAATCCAATACCTTTGAATGCGCCAGAACTGGCCACACCTCTTGGATAACCGCAAACGAAAAGTTTTTGACCTAACTTTACCGGTTCATTATAAAAAAAGTCTCTTGAGATTCCAAATGGCTCAAGTTTTTCAGGATTGCCATCCTTGTCTCTGATGTCCAGTTTAAAACAAACTACATCTCCAACAGGCTTTTCTTCGCTTTCGAACCGACATTTATTTTCCTGCCAAAGTGGAACGGCAATACCATCTTTTAAGCTATAAATTGGTAATTCGTGATTGATTCCAATGATATATTTATTGCTAGTGGTAATAGAATTGGCACTTATTAAAGGCAGGCAACATTTAATTAAATAAGGTGCGTAATTATTAGGATTTGGCTGATTGAATTTATTTGCTCTGTCCAAATGATTTTGACAAGTAACGACATGCCAGCATGTTGTTAAATATGCTGTCCCATCATGATTAAGAATAAATCCGGTTGCTTTGCCAATCTTATTCATTTCCTTATCTAGGATGTCTAAATGAATTGAAATAACAGTAATATTAAGCATTATCCATCCCTTTTCATTCTTGAAAAAGCTTGCAATTAAATAGTGTGGAGGTTAGTATAATTGATTTGCTCTGGAAAGATAACTTTTCCCCTCACCTGTAATTGGTGAACTGCATGTCTATCCCCAGATCGGTCTTCTTGAGCGCTGCGATGACCTCCTGCAAATCGTCCCGGTTTTTGCCGGCCACGCGCACCTGGTCGTCCTGTATAGACGCGTTAACCTTGATTTTCATCCCTTTTATGATCTTCACGATCTCTTTCGCCTTTTCTATCGGGATGCCTTGCTGAAGCTTTATCACCTGACGGGCCATGTCGCCGGACGCGCGCTCTATCTCGCCGTATTCGAGCGCTTTTAGCGATATCCCGCGTTTGACCAGCTTGCTTTGCACTATGTCGTTGACCGTGCCAACCTGCGGCTCGCTGTCGGCCAAAATGGTGATGGAGCTCTCTTTCTGGTCGAGCGTCACCTCCGCCTTGGATCCCTTGAAGTCGTACCTCTGCTTTATCTCCGCCACCACCTGGTTGACGGCGTTGACCACTTCCATCATCTCCACCTTGCACACCACGTCAAAAGAGCAGTCCTTCGCCATTATTTAAACCTCCGGCCAAAGATCGTCCGATTTTTGCTGTTCCACCATTTTCATTCCCGCCAGGAATTTTTCCACCGGCATGGCGCCAAGGTCCACCCCCGTGCGAAGCCGCACGGCCGCCTGGCCGCTCTCCGCCTCCTTGCCGCCCACAACAAGCATGTATGGTACCTTCATAAGCTGGGCGTTGCGGATTTTTTTCTGCACCCGTTCGGAGCTTTCGTCCACCTCCACCCGCACCCCTTCCTTCTTCAACCGCGCCGCAAGCGACCGGGCGTATTGGTTCTGCCCGTCCGTGATAGGCAGGACGATGGCCTGCACCGGCGCGATCCACACGGGGAACGCCCCCATGGTCTGCTCTATCAATATGCCGATGAACCGCTCCAGCGAGCCGAAAATGGCGCGATGCAACATGGCCGGGCGGTGGGTGGCGCCGTCCGGGCCCACATACTCCAGCCCGAATCGTTCG from Nitrospinota bacterium includes:
- a CDS encoding YajQ family cyclic di-GMP-binding protein translates to MAKDCSFDVVCKVEMMEVVNAVNQVVAEIKQRYDFKGSKAEVTLDQKESSITILADSEPQVGTVNDIVQSKLVKRGISLKALEYGEIERASGDMARQVIKLQQGIPIEKAKEIVKIIKGMKIKVNASIQDDQVRVAGKNRDDLQEVIAALKKTDLGIDMQFTNYR
- a CDS encoding trypsin-like peptidase domain-containing protein, giving the protein MLNITVISIHLDILDKEMNKIGKATGFILNHDGTAYLTTCWHVVTCQNHLDRANKFNQPNPNNYAPYLIKCCLPLISANSITTSNKYIIGINHELPIYSLKDGIAVPLWQENKCRFESEEKPVGDVVCFKLDIRDKDGNPEKLEPFGISRDFFYNEPVKLGQKLFVCGYPRGVASSGAFKGIGFAKTVFVAATDASIAAKDEGKNVSFNLFDGFFIDGTTSRGMSGSPVFNESVLNLVETKV